In the genome of Terriglobales bacterium, the window TACTCCACCTGGCAGGGCCGCCCCGGCCTCTACCTCGAGGACCTGTTCGTGCGCCCCCAGTTCCGCGGCAAGGGCATCGGCAAGGCCCTGCTGGTGCGCCTGGCGCAGATCGCGCGCCAGGAAAACTGCGGCCGCCTGGCCTGGGAGGTGCTCGACTGGAACACCCCTTCCATCGAGTTCTACAAGTCCCTGGGAGCGGAGACCCTGCGGGAGTGGCTGATCATGCGCGTGCAGGGCGAGGCCTTGGATCGCCTGGCGCGGCTTGAAACCTGAAACGTGAAACCTGAGACTGCAGTTCGGATCATCGGCGCCGGCCTGGCAGGCAGCGAGGCGGCGTGGCAACTGGCGCGCCGCGGCCTGGCGGTCGTGCTCTGCGAGATGCGCCCCGCACGCCCCACCCCCGCGCATCAGAGCGCCGACTTCGCCGAGTTGGTCTGCTCCAACTCGCTGAAGTCCGACGCGCCCAACACCGCTCCCTGGCTGCTCAAGGAGGAGATGAGGCGCGCCGGGTCGCTCTTGATGCGCCTGGCCGCCGAGACCGCCGTCCCCGCCGGCCACGCCCTGGCGGTGGACCGCGCCGCCTTCGCCGCCCGCGTGACCGAGGCCCTCTCCCGCGAGCCCCTCATCGCCGTGCGCCGCGAGGAGGTCACTTGGATCGACGAGGACGGAGGCCTCACGGTCGTGGCCACCGGCCCGCTCACCTCGGACGCGCTCTCCCAGGAGATCGCGCGCCTATCCGGCAGCGCGCACCTCTACTTCTACGACTCCATCTCGCCCATCGTGGAGGCCGACTCCATCGACATGGCGCGCGTCTACAAGGCGGCCCGCTACGGCAAGGGCACCGCCGACTACATCAACTGCCCCATGACCCGCGAGGAGTACGACCGCTTCTACGATGCGCTGGTGGCGGCCGAATCCGTCGCCGGCCACGACTGGGAGAAGCTCAACTACTTCGAGGGCTGCCTGCCCATCGAGGAACTGGCGCGGCGCGGGCGCGATACCTTGCGCTTCGGCCCGATGAAGCCGGTGGGGCTGCTCGATCCCGGCGGCCGCCAGCCCTGGGCCGTGGTCCAATTGCGCCAGGAGAACCTGCGCGCCGACAGCTACAACCTGGTCGGCTTCCAGAACCACCTCAAGTTCGGCGAACAGGCGCGCGTGCTGCGGCTGATCCCCGGGCTGGAGAACGCGCGCTTCCTGCGCTTCGGGCAGATCCATCGCAACACCTACATCAACGGCCCCGCCCTGCTGGGCGAGAGCCTGCAGATGAAGGCGCACCCGCGCGTGCTCTTTGGCGGGCAGATCTCCGGGGTCGAGGGCTACGTGGAGTCCATCGCCACCGGGCTGATGGCCGGGATGCACGCCGCCGCCCTGGCCCAAGGTGCGGAACCGGTGCCGCCGCCCCGCGCGACCGCCTTCGGCTCTCTCGTCCACTACATCACGCACGCCGACGCGGCCAACTTCCAGCCTGCCAACATCACCTTCGACCTGCTG includes:
- the trmFO gene encoding methylenetetrahydrofolate--tRNA-(uracil(54)-C(5))-methyltransferase (FADH(2)-oxidizing) TrmFO is translated as MKPETAVRIIGAGLAGSEAAWQLARRGLAVVLCEMRPARPTPAHQSADFAELVCSNSLKSDAPNTAPWLLKEEMRRAGSLLMRLAAETAVPAGHALAVDRAAFAARVTEALSREPLIAVRREEVTWIDEDGGLTVVATGPLTSDALSQEIARLSGSAHLYFYDSISPIVEADSIDMARVYKAARYGKGTADYINCPMTREEYDRFYDALVAAESVAGHDWEKLNYFEGCLPIEELARRGRDTLRFGPMKPVGLLDPGGRQPWAVVQLRQENLRADSYNLVGFQNHLKFGEQARVLRLIPGLENARFLRFGQIHRNTYINGPALLGESLQMKAHPRVLFGGQISGVEGYVESIATGLMAGMHAAALAQGAEPVPPPRATAFGSLVHYITHADAANFQPANITFDLLPPLGEKVRDRGERHRRQCERALRDFEGWLAACGRTLTVAPNH
- a CDS encoding GNAT family N-acetyltransferase, translating into MKPGTSMLTIRPATAADVSLILAFIRELAAYEREPDAVAATEADLLRDGFGPRPEFRVLLAEWDAQPAGFALFFHNYSTWQGRPGLYLEDLFVRPQFRGKGIGKALLVRLAQIARQENCGRLAWEVLDWNTPSIEFYKSLGAETLREWLIMRVQGEALDRLARLET